A window from Ramlibacter pinisoli encodes these proteins:
- a CDS encoding DMT family transporter, translating to MQALWMVLASFAFATMAVCVKVASDWFNASELVFWRGLLGMLFMWLFARRQGVSLRTAHGGMHAWRSLVGVLSLGAWFYAIGGLPLATAMTLNYLSSVWIAAFLVGGALVTWNPRSGSMLRQGPVALAVLAGFAGVVLLLRPTIDKDQLFAGLVGLLSGLASAFAYLQVMALGKLGEPEARTVFYFALGSALAGAVGVALTGVSPWDWLHAAWLLPVGLFASLGQWCMTRAYSHGATLVVASLQYSGIVFGAIYSVVLFHDTIAPMGWIGMALIVASGVAATILRERAAPNAPAEEH from the coding sequence ATGCAGGCCCTCTGGATGGTCCTGGCCTCGTTCGCCTTCGCCACGATGGCGGTGTGCGTGAAGGTGGCCTCCGACTGGTTCAACGCCTCCGAGCTGGTGTTCTGGCGCGGGCTGCTGGGCATGCTGTTCATGTGGCTGTTCGCGCGCCGGCAGGGCGTGAGCCTGCGCACCGCCCACGGCGGCATGCACGCGTGGCGCAGCCTGGTGGGGGTGCTGTCGCTGGGCGCGTGGTTCTATGCCATCGGCGGCCTGCCCCTGGCCACCGCGATGACGCTCAACTACCTGAGCAGCGTGTGGATCGCGGCCTTCCTGGTCGGCGGCGCGCTGGTCACCTGGAACCCGCGCAGCGGCAGCATGCTGCGCCAGGGCCCGGTGGCGCTGGCGGTGCTGGCGGGCTTTGCCGGCGTGGTGCTGCTGCTGCGCCCCACCATCGACAAGGACCAGCTCTTCGCCGGGCTGGTCGGCCTGCTGTCGGGCCTGGCCTCGGCCTTTGCCTACCTGCAGGTGATGGCGCTGGGCAAGCTGGGCGAGCCGGAGGCGCGCACCGTCTTCTACTTCGCGCTCGGCTCCGCGCTGGCCGGCGCCGTCGGCGTGGCGCTCACCGGGGTCTCGCCCTGGGACTGGCTGCACGCGGCATGGCTGTTGCCGGTGGGCCTGTTCGCGTCGCTCGGCCAGTGGTGCATGACGCGAGCCTACAGCCATGGCGCCACGCTGGTCGTGGCCAGTTTGCAATACTCGGGCATCGTCTTCGGCGCGATCTACAGCGTGGTCCTGTTCCACGACACGATCGCCCCGATGGGATGGATCGGGATGGCGCTGATCGTCGCCAGCGGCGTCGCCGCCACCATCCTGCGCGAACGCGCGGCACCGAACGCACCCGCAGAGGAACATTGA
- a CDS encoding sulfurtransferase: MAYTTLVTAEQLQALRAAGAPLMVFDCSFELANPAAGQEQHRELHIAGAVHADLDHALSDEGVVEADGSRHPHADAASGGRHPLPSREKFAMWLCSVGFSNDMQAVVYDRQNANYCGRLWWMLKWAGHDAVAMLDGGLAAWQAAGGEVSSGEEPARFQSNFALGEPLRRLATTADVQRALGTDRQTLIDARVAPRWRGEVEPIDPVAGRIPGALNRPSALNVEADGRFKPAAQLRREFDALLQGRDPATAVMYCGSGVSALPNAVGYELAGLPPPALYAGSWSEWCSDPARPVERG; this comes from the coding sequence ATGGCCTACACCACCCTCGTCACCGCCGAGCAACTCCAGGCGCTGCGAGCAGCCGGCGCACCGCTGATGGTGTTCGACTGCAGCTTCGAACTGGCGAACCCGGCCGCCGGCCAGGAGCAGCACCGGGAACTGCACATCGCCGGCGCCGTGCATGCGGATCTCGACCACGCTCTGTCCGATGAAGGCGTGGTCGAGGCCGACGGCAGCCGCCACCCGCACGCCGACGCCGCCTCGGGTGGCCGGCACCCGCTGCCCAGCCGCGAGAAATTCGCCATGTGGCTGTGCTCGGTCGGCTTCTCCAACGACATGCAGGCCGTGGTGTACGACCGCCAGAACGCCAACTACTGCGGCCGCCTGTGGTGGATGCTCAAGTGGGCCGGCCACGACGCGGTGGCGATGCTCGATGGCGGCCTGGCCGCCTGGCAGGCCGCCGGCGGCGAGGTGTCCAGCGGCGAGGAGCCGGCGCGCTTCCAGTCGAATTTCGCGCTCGGCGAGCCGCTGCGCCGGCTGGCGACCACGGCCGACGTCCAGCGCGCGCTGGGCACCGACCGCCAGACGCTGATCGACGCCCGCGTGGCGCCGCGCTGGCGCGGCGAGGTCGAGCCGATCGACCCGGTGGCCGGCCGCATCCCGGGCGCGCTGAACCGGCCCTCGGCACTGAACGTGGAGGCCGACGGCCGCTTCAAGCCGGCGGCGCAACTGCGGCGCGAATTCGACGCCCTGCTGCAGGGCCGCGATCCGGCGACGGCGGTGATGTACTGCGGCAGCGGCGTGAGCGCCCTGCCCAATGCCGTCGGTTACGAGCTGGCCGGGCTGCCGCCGCCGGCACTCTATGCCGGCAGTTGGAGCGAATGGTGCAGTGACCCGGCGCGGCCGGTCGAGAGGGGCTGA
- a CDS encoding hemerythrin domain-containing protein yields MTTRTEDALDLLDADHQAVHKLFQAYRALAANDAPEARRKALAEQICMELVIHAKLEEELFYPPVREAIRDDDLMDEAEVEHASAKDLIVQILSMDPHEELYDAKVTVLGEYIDHHVREEREEMFPKARRCGIDLLRLGERLRERKRELQAVPEALREELLVSLMA; encoded by the coding sequence ATGACGACGCGAACCGAGGACGCGCTCGACCTGCTCGACGCGGACCACCAGGCGGTGCACAAGCTGTTCCAGGCTTACCGCGCACTGGCGGCGAACGACGCACCGGAGGCGCGCCGCAAGGCGCTGGCCGAGCAGATCTGCATGGAGCTGGTGATCCACGCCAAGCTGGAGGAGGAGCTGTTCTATCCCCCGGTGCGCGAGGCGATCCGCGACGACGACCTGATGGATGAAGCCGAGGTCGAGCACGCCAGCGCCAAGGACCTCATCGTGCAGATCCTGTCGATGGATCCGCACGAGGAGCTGTACGACGCCAAGGTGACCGTGCTGGGCGAGTACATCGACCACCACGTGCGCGAGGAGCGCGAGGAGATGTTCCCCAAGGCGCGGCGCTGCGGTATCGACCTGCTGCGCCTGGGCGAGCGGCTGCGCGAACGCAAGCGCGAACTGCAGGCCGTGCCTGAAGCTCTGCGCGAGGAATTGCTGGTTTCGCTCATGGCCTGA
- a CDS encoding cation:proton antiporter, whose product MAFALWSVLIGLLLIVLALAGTVLARLPLSTAMLYLAVGVAVSPLGLGWIQAGPLSHTVLLERLTEVVVLVSLFTAGLKLSHGLGDRRWLEPLRLATTSMVVTIACIAAAGHFLLGLSVGAAVLLGGLLAPTDPVLASDVQVQEPGDQDQVRFALTGEGGLNDGTAFPFVMLGLGLLGLHDLGAWGWRWIAVDFAWAIAAGIGIGAVLGIATGRLVLYLRREHKEAVGLDDFLALGLIALAYGTAVLAHAYGFLAVFAAGVALRRLVQEQGESPASTQRAVEQAAATPDRHVADKMAVDRRHAPAFMAHAVLGFNQQLERIGEVAVVVTIGSLLWAVEWQPAAWWFVPLLLLVIRPLSVALGLAGARVGHTRRLLLGWFGIRGIGSLYYLAYAINHGLDPQLAARLSGLTLAVVVASIVLHGVSVTPLMAAYERRSRRGDRVRPG is encoded by the coding sequence ATGGCCTTCGCGCTCTGGTCCGTCCTGATCGGGCTGCTCCTCATCGTGCTGGCGCTGGCCGGGACGGTGCTGGCGCGGCTGCCGCTGTCGACCGCGATGCTGTACCTCGCGGTCGGCGTGGCCGTCAGCCCGCTCGGCCTGGGCTGGATCCAGGCCGGCCCGCTGTCGCACACCGTGCTGCTGGAGCGCCTGACCGAAGTCGTGGTGCTGGTGTCGCTGTTCACCGCCGGCCTGAAGCTGAGCCACGGCCTGGGCGATCGGCGCTGGCTGGAGCCGCTGCGCCTGGCCACCACGTCGATGGTGGTGACGATCGCCTGCATCGCCGCGGCCGGCCATTTCCTCCTGGGCCTGTCGGTCGGTGCGGCGGTGCTGCTGGGCGGCCTGCTCGCCCCCACCGACCCGGTGCTGGCCTCCGACGTGCAGGTGCAGGAGCCGGGCGACCAGGACCAGGTGCGCTTCGCGCTCACCGGCGAAGGCGGCCTCAACGACGGCACCGCCTTCCCCTTCGTGATGCTCGGCCTGGGGCTGCTCGGGCTGCACGACCTGGGCGCCTGGGGCTGGCGCTGGATCGCGGTCGACTTCGCGTGGGCGATCGCGGCCGGCATCGGCATCGGCGCCGTCCTGGGCATCGCGACCGGCCGGCTGGTGCTGTACCTGCGGCGCGAGCACAAGGAGGCGGTGGGGCTGGACGACTTCCTGGCGCTCGGCCTGATCGCGCTGGCCTACGGCACCGCGGTGCTCGCCCACGCCTACGGTTTCCTCGCGGTGTTCGCCGCCGGGGTGGCGTTGCGGCGCCTGGTGCAGGAGCAGGGTGAATCGCCGGCGTCCACGCAGCGTGCGGTGGAACAGGCCGCCGCCACGCCCGACCGCCACGTGGCCGACAAGATGGCGGTGGACCGCCGCCACGCCCCCGCCTTCATGGCGCACGCGGTGCTCGGCTTCAACCAGCAGCTCGAACGCATCGGCGAGGTGGCCGTGGTGGTGACCATCGGCAGCCTGCTGTGGGCGGTCGAGTGGCAGCCGGCCGCCTGGTGGTTCGTGCCGCTGCTGCTGCTCGTCATCCGTCCCCTGTCGGTCGCACTCGGCCTGGCCGGCGCCAGGGTCGGGCACACGCGCCGGCTGCTGCTCGGCTGGTTCGGCATCCGCGGCATCGGCTCGCTCTACTACCTGGCCTACGCGATCAACCACGGCCTCGATCCGCAGCTGGCCGCCCGGCTGTCCGGGCTGACGCTGGCGGTCGTGGTCGCCTCCATCGTGCTGCACGGCGTGTCGGTGACGCCGCTCATGGCCGCGTACGAGCGGCGCAGCCGGCGCGGCGACCGCGTACGGCCGGGCTGA
- a CDS encoding alpha/beta hydrolase, with translation MARLLYPLIGLPALGAALYGAALAWLWFRQESLLFEPERLAPDDALATDPDTREFHVDVPGARLSVAQLKLPDPRGVVFYLHGNSGNLRKWFTSLDTFRALNFDVVMMDYRGFGKSTGRIESEAQLHADVRAVWNAIAGQYAGRCVVVSGQSLGTGLAAGLSADLCGAGTPADLTLLISPYSSMRALADEHYPWVPSGVLRYKLATVDHACKVSGPVMLVHGDRDELIGHHHSEAIRKALPQCQLLLVEGAGHGDVHQFPSFREGVATALGALAGLAVTAAATAAGGVAAAGAQPVSYAASGQAPTTALS, from the coding sequence ATGGCCAGGCTGCTCTACCCGCTGATCGGGCTGCCCGCACTGGGCGCGGCCCTGTACGGCGCGGCGCTCGCCTGGCTCTGGTTCCGCCAGGAGAGCCTGCTGTTCGAGCCCGAACGCCTGGCGCCCGACGACGCGCTGGCCACCGATCCCGACACCCGTGAATTCCACGTCGACGTGCCGGGCGCACGCCTGTCGGTCGCGCAACTGAAGCTGCCCGATCCGCGCGGCGTGGTGTTCTACCTGCACGGCAACTCGGGCAACCTGCGCAAGTGGTTCACCAGCCTCGACACCTTCCGGGCGCTGAACTTCGACGTGGTGATGATGGACTACCGCGGTTTCGGCAAGAGCACCGGCCGCATCGAGAGCGAGGCGCAACTGCACGCCGACGTGCGCGCGGTGTGGAACGCCATCGCCGGCCAGTACGCCGGCCGCTGCGTGGTGGTCTCGGGCCAGTCGCTCGGCACCGGGCTGGCGGCCGGGCTGTCGGCCGACCTGTGCGGCGCCGGCACGCCGGCGGACCTGACGCTGCTGATCTCGCCGTACAGCAGCATGCGTGCGCTGGCCGACGAACACTATCCCTGGGTGCCCAGCGGCGTGCTGCGGTACAAGCTGGCCACCGTGGACCACGCCTGCAAGGTGAGCGGCCCGGTGATGCTGGTGCACGGGGACCGCGACGAATTGATCGGCCACCACCACAGCGAGGCGATCCGCAAGGCGCTGCCGCAATGCCAGTTGCTGCTGGTGGAAGGCGCGGGCCACGGCGACGTGCACCAGTTCCCCTCGTTCCGCGAGGGCGTGGCCACCGCGCTCGGTGCGCTGGCCGGCCTGGCCGTGACCGCGGCCGCCACGGCCGCCGGCGGTGTCGCGGCCGCCGGGGCGCAACCGGTCTCCTACGCGGCGTCCGGCCAGGCACCTACAACTGCCCTGTCCTGA
- a CDS encoding tyrosine-protein phosphatase — protein MSFALPSNPSNFRDLAANVLSVAVRPHRLFRSDHLGALDAGDARQIEALGIRRVLDFRGVDERTSAACVLRGVEVHSLAIEPTIVQVLADLVEGGHRLGEADVVRHMQDTYRGFVRRSSARFAEFFQLLLRSNEPTVFHCTAGKDRTGFAAALVLHTLGATREEIMRDYLLTNERLKPSTYVWKGIEPHVARVLWGVRPEFLQAAFDAVDEDHGGLDAYLRRALGVGEAERARLRSLYLA, from the coding sequence ATGTCCTTCGCGCTGCCTTCCAATCCGTCCAACTTCCGCGACCTGGCCGCCAACGTCCTCAGCGTTGCCGTGCGGCCGCATCGCCTGTTCCGCTCCGACCACCTGGGCGCCCTGGACGCCGGCGATGCCCGCCAGATCGAGGCGCTGGGCATCCGGCGCGTGCTCGACTTCCGCGGCGTCGACGAGCGCACGTCGGCCGCCTGCGTGCTGCGGGGCGTGGAGGTCCACTCGCTGGCCATCGAGCCGACCATCGTGCAGGTGCTGGCCGACCTGGTCGAGGGCGGGCACCGCCTGGGCGAGGCCGACGTCGTGCGCCACATGCAGGACACCTACCGCGGCTTCGTGCGCCGCAGCTCGGCCCGCTTCGCCGAGTTCTTCCAGTTGCTGCTGCGGTCCAACGAGCCCACCGTCTTCCACTGCACCGCGGGCAAGGACCGCACCGGCTTCGCTGCCGCCCTGGTCCTGCACACACTGGGCGCGACGCGCGAGGAGATCATGCGCGACTACCTGCTGACGAACGAGCGGCTGAAGCCGTCCACCTACGTGTGGAAGGGCATCGAGCCGCACGTGGCGCGCGTGCTGTGGGGCGTGCGACCGGAGTTCCTGCAGGCCGCCTTCGACGCCGTCGACGAGGACCACGGCGGCCTCGACGCCTACCTGCGGCGCGCGCTCGGCGTGGGCGAGGCGGAACGCGCGCGCCTGCGTTCCCTCTACCTGGCCTGA
- a CDS encoding TetR/AcrR family transcriptional regulator — protein sequence MPPLPLPLKVALNASLAAGPKRERTQSLLLQATVQVIVQRGLAGTTMQQVAQAAGMAPGTVYNHFATRDELVGRLAVVIGQSLSRVIAESSADVEDGAQRMAIGQRRYVWLAAESPAWALLLLEVAAASPHLLQTLEVYTLADLRLGVRQKRFQVPSEAAALDVINGVCSSAMRRVAVGAAPPRHDVAAASLVLRALGMAPAEALAVARRPLPELPMPAPAAPTAGRAPATARGRKR from the coding sequence ATGCCGCCGCTTCCGCTGCCGCTCAAGGTCGCGCTGAATGCCTCGCTGGCGGCCGGCCCCAAGCGCGAGCGCACCCAGTCGCTGCTGCTGCAGGCCACGGTCCAGGTGATCGTCCAGCGCGGGCTGGCCGGCACGACGATGCAGCAGGTGGCGCAGGCGGCCGGCATGGCGCCCGGCACGGTCTACAACCACTTCGCCACCCGCGACGAGCTGGTCGGGCGGCTGGCGGTGGTCATCGGCCAGAGCCTGTCGCGCGTGATCGCCGAGAGCTCGGCCGATGTCGAGGACGGCGCCCAGCGCATGGCCATCGGCCAGCGGCGCTACGTGTGGCTGGCGGCCGAGTCGCCGGCCTGGGCGCTGCTGCTGCTCGAGGTGGCGGCCGCGTCCCCCCACCTGCTGCAGACGCTGGAGGTCTACACCCTGGCCGACCTGCGCCTGGGGGTGCGCCAGAAGCGCTTCCAGGTGCCCAGCGAGGCGGCCGCGCTGGACGTCATCAACGGCGTGTGCAGCTCGGCCATGCGGCGCGTCGCCGTGGGCGCCGCGCCGCCACGGCACGACGTCGCCGCGGCCTCGCTGGTGCTGCGCGCCCTGGGCATGGCGCCGGCGGAAGCGCTGGCGGTGGCCCGCCGCCCGCTGCCCGAGCTGCCGATGCCGGCGCCCGCCGCTCCCACGGCCGGCCGTGCCCCCGCCACCGCGCGGGGCCGCAAGCGCTGA
- a CDS encoding c-type cytochrome, which produces MNPWLRRGAIAVAVLVLLVAAAIAIGLQLADRKAARIVEVRAQPVAWRTDAQALERGRYLFASRGCVDCHGANGAGRVFVDDGKGLRIKGPNISPGPGSVVAAYQPVDWVRAIRHGVAPGGRALRVMPSEDYNRFTDDDLGSLVAYVRALPPTQGTGAEVSLPLPARVLYGFGGIQDAAEKIDHGRPPQQPVAEAVSVQHGAYVANMCLGCHGPQLAGGRIPGGPPDWPPAPALRPGERSALPAYPTPESLQALFRTGKRADGTAVKVMPFESLRAMSDTDVKALHLYLRSL; this is translated from the coding sequence ATGAACCCCTGGCTCAGGCGCGGCGCCATCGCCGTCGCCGTTCTCGTCCTGCTGGTGGCGGCCGCCATCGCCATCGGCCTGCAGCTGGCCGACCGCAAGGCGGCCCGCATCGTCGAGGTGCGGGCGCAGCCGGTCGCCTGGCGCACCGACGCGCAGGCGCTCGAGCGCGGCCGCTACCTGTTCGCCTCGCGCGGCTGCGTCGACTGCCACGGTGCCAACGGCGCCGGCCGGGTGTTCGTCGACGACGGCAAGGGCCTGCGCATCAAGGGCCCCAACATCAGCCCCGGCCCCGGTTCGGTGGTCGCCGCCTACCAGCCGGTGGACTGGGTGCGGGCCATCCGCCACGGCGTGGCGCCAGGCGGCCGCGCGCTGCGCGTCATGCCGAGCGAGGACTACAACCGCTTCACCGACGACGACCTCGGCTCGCTGGTGGCCTACGTGCGCGCCCTGCCACCGACGCAGGGCACCGGTGCCGAGGTCAGCCTGCCGCTGCCGGCGCGCGTGCTGTACGGCTTCGGCGGGATCCAGGACGCGGCCGAGAAGATCGACCACGGCCGCCCGCCCCAGCAGCCGGTGGCCGAAGCCGTCAGCGTCCAGCACGGCGCCTACGTGGCCAACATGTGCCTGGGCTGCCACGGCCCGCAGCTGGCCGGCGGCCGCATCCCCGGCGGCCCGCCCGACTGGCCGCCGGCCCCGGCGCTGCGGCCGGGCGAGCGCTCGGCGCTGCCGGCCTACCCCACGCCCGAATCGCTGCAGGCGCTGTTCCGCACCGGCAAGCGGGCCGACGGCACGGCGGTGAAGGTGATGCCGTTCGAGTCGCTGCGGGCCATGAGCGACACCGACGTGAAGGCGCTGCACCTGTACCTGCGCTCGCTGTGA
- a CDS encoding SAM-dependent methyltransferase, with amino-acid sequence MSKPFARFQATARTTLLACCAALCAAAAHAQLVEEVPFVTSPDSVTLEMLRLANVGPADHLIDLGSGDGRIVIVAARRFGASGLGVEIVPQLVEASRRSAREAGVADRVKFEEQDLFRTDLSRATVVTMYLLPQVNLQLRPQLLKLRPGTRIVSHDWDMGDWKPDRTSEVAVPDKKVGLARSSKVLFWVVPAQVGGLWCGSGPLHEFSLRLKQEHQEVEGELLRRDRARTIQGRMEGNVLRTESTRVGALVLELEGGKLKVIDGDGPLALVRGQAFTRVDAPSCPG; translated from the coding sequence ATGTCCAAGCCGTTCGCCCGCTTCCAGGCCACCGCCCGCACCACCCTGCTCGCCTGCTGCGCCGCCCTGTGCGCAGCAGCCGCCCACGCGCAACTCGTCGAGGAAGTGCCCTTCGTCACCTCGCCCGACAGCGTCACCCTGGAGATGCTGCGCCTGGCGAACGTCGGCCCCGCCGACCACCTCATCGACCTCGGCTCGGGCGACGGCCGCATTGTCATCGTGGCCGCCAGGCGCTTCGGCGCCTCCGGCCTCGGGGTCGAGATCGTCCCGCAGCTGGTGGAAGCCAGCCGCCGCTCGGCGCGCGAGGCGGGCGTCGCCGACCGCGTGAAGTTCGAGGAGCAGGACCTGTTCCGCACCGACCTGTCGCGCGCGACCGTGGTCACCATGTACCTGCTGCCGCAGGTCAACCTGCAGCTGCGCCCGCAACTGCTCAAGCTGCGCCCCGGCACCCGCATCGTGTCGCACGACTGGGACATGGGCGACTGGAAACCCGACCGCACCAGCGAGGTGGCGGTGCCCGACAAGAAGGTCGGGCTGGCCAGGTCGAGCAAGGTGCTGTTCTGGGTGGTGCCGGCGCAAGTCGGCGGCCTGTGGTGCGGCTCCGGCCCGCTGCACGAGTTCAGCCTGCGCCTGAAGCAGGAGCACCAGGAGGTCGAGGGCGAGCTGCTGCGCCGCGACCGGGCCCGCACCATCCAGGGCCGCATGGAGGGCAACGTGCTGCGCACCGAATCGACCCGGGTCGGTGCGCTGGTGCTGGAACTCGAAGGCGGGAAGCTCAAGGTGATCGACGGCGACGGCCCGCTGGCGCTGGTGCGCGGGCAGGCGTTCACGCGCGTCGACGCGCCCAGCTGCCCAGGCTGA
- a CDS encoding DMT family transporter yields the protein MPTAATLAWIWVPIAIFAALVQTARNAAQRSLVAQAGTLGATLARFLYGLPFALAWVLLLHAMPATAAAVPHFHAAYFGWLLLGAISQLAATACLLAAMKQRNFVIGVAYSKTDALQVALFGALFLHELPGWPTLTAMALATVGVVLLSLPRQSSALQDARSWAGSAALWGLASGAGFAMSAVGYRGAALELPQVSPWLAGAWGVLWAQAAQSLLLGGWLAWRAPASLRAIAGAWRVSTVAGAAGALASIGWFTAFALTTAANVRTLGLIEVVFSYLVSHRLLREKLSSAEAGGLALVVAGLLAMFTTL from the coding sequence ATGCCTACCGCCGCCACCCTCGCCTGGATCTGGGTCCCCATCGCGATCTTTGCGGCGCTGGTCCAGACCGCCCGCAACGCCGCCCAGCGCTCGCTCGTTGCACAGGCCGGCACGCTGGGCGCGACCCTGGCCCGCTTCCTCTACGGGCTGCCGTTCGCACTGGCCTGGGTGCTGCTGCTGCACGCCATGCCGGCCACCGCCGCCGCCGTGCCGCACTTCCACGCCGCCTACTTCGGCTGGCTGCTGCTTGGCGCCATCAGCCAGCTGGCCGCCACCGCCTGCCTGCTGGCGGCCATGAAGCAGCGCAACTTCGTCATCGGGGTGGCCTACTCCAAGACCGACGCGCTGCAGGTGGCCCTGTTCGGTGCCCTCTTCCTGCACGAACTGCCCGGCTGGCCGACGCTGACGGCCATGGCCCTCGCCACGGTCGGCGTGGTGCTGCTGTCGCTGCCGCGCCAATCCAGTGCCCTGCAGGACGCACGCAGCTGGGCCGGCAGCGCGGCGCTCTGGGGCCTGGCTTCGGGCGCCGGCTTCGCCATGTCGGCGGTCGGCTACCGGGGCGCGGCGCTGGAACTGCCGCAGGTGTCGCCCTGGCTGGCCGGCGCCTGGGGCGTGCTGTGGGCACAGGCCGCGCAGTCGCTGCTGCTGGGCGGCTGGCTGGCGTGGCGCGCGCCCGCGTCCCTGCGCGCCATCGCGGGCGCCTGGCGGGTCTCCACCGTCGCCGGGGCGGCCGGGGCGCTGGCCTCGATCGGCTGGTTCACCGCCTTCGCCCTCACGACGGCGGCCAACGTGCGCACCCTGGGCCTGATCGAGGTCGTCTTCAGCTACCTGGTCTCGCACCGCCTGCTGCGCGAGAAGCTGTCGTCCGCCGAGGCCGGCGGGCTGGCGCTGGTGGTCGCCGGCCTGCTGGCCATGTTCACGACGCTCTGA
- a CDS encoding PAS domain-containing protein, whose protein sequence is MSPHPVDAPDDTGIAAGMAGAWRRLWGRREVEDAPPAYWTSGVTYRGYLGAGVDTPAAWMTEQQMKETQALLRMAAAAGRLGAWAVELAGMTWTWSDEVRAIHGLPAGFVPTARSVLPLYTAESQLLLRQAFEQCMERGVPFDLELQLVSARGEPCWIHALGEADRDAEGRITHVRGAMQDVSRFRAVADEARRTAERFTQTLERLSDGFVLLDEEWRFVYLNAEAERLLRRRRQQLAGRSLLVEFPETAAGRFLEKCEKALQAGHSVEFEKYYPPLGMWLHMKFSPSDLGMTLCIHDDTERINARREILALQAQLDALAARQKPDT, encoded by the coding sequence ATGTCCCCCCACCCTGTCGATGCCCCCGACGACACCGGCATCGCCGCCGGCATGGCGGGCGCCTGGCGCCGGCTGTGGGGGCGGCGCGAGGTCGAGGACGCACCGCCTGCCTACTGGACCAGCGGCGTCACCTACCGCGGCTACCTGGGCGCGGGCGTCGACACGCCCGCCGCCTGGATGACCGAACAGCAGATGAAGGAGACGCAGGCCCTGCTGCGCATGGCGGCGGCAGCCGGCCGGCTGGGTGCGTGGGCCGTGGAGCTGGCCGGCATGACGTGGACCTGGTCGGATGAGGTCCGGGCCATCCACGGGCTGCCGGCCGGGTTCGTCCCGACCGCCCGGTCCGTGCTGCCGCTGTACACGGCCGAATCGCAGCTGCTGCTGCGGCAGGCCTTCGAGCAATGCATGGAGCGCGGCGTGCCGTTCGACCTCGAGCTGCAGCTGGTCAGCGCGCGCGGCGAACCCTGCTGGATCCATGCGCTCGGCGAGGCCGACCGCGACGCCGAGGGCCGCATCACCCACGTGCGGGGGGCGATGCAGGACGTCAGCCGCTTCCGCGCGGTGGCCGACGAGGCGCGCCGCACCGCCGAGCGCTTCACCCAGACCCTGGAACGGCTGAGCGACGGCTTCGTGCTGCTCGACGAGGAGTGGCGCTTCGTCTACCTCAACGCCGAGGCCGAGCGCCTGCTGCGGCGCCGCCGCCAGCAGCTGGCCGGCCGCAGCCTGCTGGTCGAATTCCCCGAGACGGCGGCCGGCCGCTTCCTGGAGAAGTGCGAGAAGGCGCTCCAGGCCGGGCACTCGGTGGAGTTCGAGAAGTACTACCCCCCGCTGGGCATGTGGCTGCACATGAAGTTCTCGCCGTCGGACCTGGGCATGACCCTGTGCATCCACGACGACACCGAACGCATCAATGCGCGGCGCGAGATCCTCGCGCTGCAGGCGCAACTCGACGCGCTGGCCGCGCGCCAGAAACCCGACACCTGA
- a CDS encoding SDR family NAD(P)-dependent oxidoreductase yields the protein MAVDFSGRVAIVTGAGGGLGREHALALAARGARVLVNDLGGAVDGSGGSTGAAQKVVDEIRAAGGEALANAASVTDFAAVQAMVQQAVDAWGRVDVLVNNAGILRDKSFAKMDLADFRLVLDVHLMGAVHCSKAVWPLMQESRYGRIVMTTSSSGLYGNFGQSNYGAAKLALVGLMQTLALEGEKYGIRVNCLAPTATTRMTEELFPADMREAFAPRNVVPAMLVLASEDAPTRTVLCAGAGGVEAAHVTLTQGAFIGTGPGADDRLVALLDQVRDRSGEAVPGSGAAQGANELRLARANG from the coding sequence TGGCACTGGCCGCGCGCGGCGCCCGCGTGCTGGTCAACGACCTGGGCGGCGCGGTCGACGGCTCCGGCGGCTCCACCGGCGCGGCGCAGAAGGTGGTCGACGAGATCCGTGCTGCCGGCGGCGAGGCGCTGGCCAACGCCGCCTCGGTGACCGACTTCGCCGCCGTGCAGGCGATGGTGCAGCAGGCCGTCGACGCCTGGGGCCGGGTGGACGTGCTGGTCAACAACGCCGGCATCCTGCGCGACAAGAGCTTCGCCAAGATGGACCTGGCGGACTTCCGGCTCGTGCTCGACGTCCACCTGATGGGCGCGGTGCATTGCAGCAAGGCCGTGTGGCCGCTGATGCAGGAGAGCCGGTATGGCCGCATCGTCATGACCACCTCGTCCAGCGGCCTGTACGGCAACTTCGGCCAGAGCAACTATGGCGCCGCCAAGCTGGCGCTGGTGGGCCTGATGCAGACGCTGGCGCTGGAAGGCGAGAAGTACGGCATCCGTGTCAACTGCCTGGCGCCCACCGCCACCACGCGCATGACCGAGGAGCTGTTCCCGGCCGACATGCGCGAGGCGTTCGCGCCGCGCAACGTGGTGCCGGCCATGCTGGTGCTGGCGTCCGAGGACGCGCCGACGCGCACGGTGCTGTGCGCCGGTGCCGGCGGCGTGGAGGCCGCCCATGTCACCCTGACCCAGGGCGCCTTCATCGGCACCGGCCCCGGTGCCGACGACCGCCTGGTGGCCTTGCTCGACCAGGTGCGCGACCGCAGCGGCGAGGCGGTGCCCGGCAGCGGCGCGGCGCAGGGCGCCAATGAACTGCGCCTGGCGCGCGCCAACGGCTAG